The DNA window TGAGCGGCAGGCTTTCAAGCCAGTAGGGCGCCATGCCGACAAGCCCGTAAAACAGGGTGGCGATCAGCAGCAGCGGGCGGCGCCCGTAGCGGTCAGCCAGCCACCCCATCAAAGGCGAGAACAGGGCAATCATCAGCCCAGGCGCCGTCACGGCCAGAGGCACAAGGGTGGTCGCCCCCGGCACGCTGGCGAAATGCTCCACCATTCGTGGCACCACTGGCGACAGGCAGACAATGGCGAGGATCGGCAGAAAGCCTGCCAGCACCACCACGATGCCTTGCCCTGCCCCGGCAGATCTGGGCGGTTGAGCTGTGCCTTTCATCTCCATGCTCCCCGTTTTTTGATTATTGGACGATGATCGTCGCGTGCCGCTGGTCCGGAACCGAGATGGGCTGGAAGCGCGGCGGGAAATAGGGGTGGCGCAGGTGCAGCAGACTGGCAACCTCATGAATCCCCGGCGCCAGCCCCCCTGCCAGCGGCACGAGGACCGTCAGGCATTGCCCGACCTTCCAGCGGACCTGTGTGGTTTCGGCCATCTCGGCATGGGAATATTCGACCCCCTCGAGCAGGACGCGATTGCCGGCGGCGGGGAACGTCTGGCCATCGACAGTGATGTCGATGCCTTCCACCAGTGACAGGCGCAGGCTACGGTAATTGGGTTGCCGCAGCATCACCTGAAAGCCGGTCCGGGCATCTGCCGGCCCGGTGTTGGCAAAGCCGCTGCTCTGGATTGTCTTGCGCTCAGGCATGGGTGGTTTCCTTGGTGGGCGCGTGTTCGCGCTCAAGCTTGCGGATCAGGCAGTGCTGGCGGCGCACCTGCTCGATGGCGACCCACGGATCGCGGACGCCCTCATATTCGCTTGAGAGATAGCCGCTGTAATTCAGCGTCTTGAGCATGGGCACGATCCGCTCCCACGGGATGTTGTGATCGCGCAGCTGCTCGTCGATGTGATGGAACTTGGCCTGGATGAAGGGCACATAGTCGATCACCTCGGCCAGATGCTCGATCGGCACGGCGATGCCATCGAGGAAGCTCATCGCCTGCTTGCGGATTTCCGGCGTTTCCCAGGAGAGGAACGGCAAAGGCCGGTCCTGAAAGATGCCGGTGTCGATCAGCAGGCCGAAATGCTTCGTGCCTGTCTTCTGGATGAAATCGACATAAGCCTCGGTCACGGGATGGCGGATCGGCGTGGGCGCGTGAATTTCAGGAATGATCGTGATGTCGAGCTTGGCCGCATGGTCCAGCACGCGCTCGACAGCACCGCGCCAGATCGGATGTGGGGT is part of the Novosphingobium sp. genome and encodes:
- a CDS encoding TIM barrel protein, whose protein sequence is MSGFKYGVSLYSYTDDIGTVMDFEQALFHAADTGATGIEILSESHIPDYPNPSTAWLDRWFALIEQHNLTPTNMACWVDTNPTLSRDITEEEGAAQLRQDLDLAKRLGFTFIRPKFGVIDDELTPHPIWRGAVERVLDHAAKLDITIIPEIHAPTPIRHPVTEAYVDFIQKTGTKHFGLLIDTGIFQDRPLPFLSWETPEIRKQAMSFLDGIAVPIEHLAEVIDYVPFIQAKFHHIDEQLRDHNIPWERIVPMLKTLNYSGYLSSEYEGVRDPWVAIEQVRRQHCLIRKLEREHAPTKETTHA
- a CDS encoding DUF6379 domain-containing protein produces the protein MPERKTIQSSGFANTGPADARTGFQVMLRQPNYRSLRLSLVEGIDITVDGQTFPAAGNRVLLEGVEYSHAEMAETTQVRWKVGQCLTVLVPLAGGLAPGIHEVASLLHLRHPYFPPRFQPISVPDQRHATIIVQ